In Labrus bergylta chromosome 11, fLabBer1.1, whole genome shotgun sequence, one genomic interval encodes:
- the tlcd5a gene encoding TLC domain-containing protein 5a isoform X1 produces the protein MALLVVFALLCLSCWASFYFILCIVNGSRSYEWNCRLVTLVHGILAVCITSYIGHVDGPWPFTHPGTKNTPLQMSALVVSLGYFIFDMAWCVYFRTEGPVMLAHHTMSILGILLTLWLGESGIEGCAVLFGSEITNPLLQTRWFLKQTGRYRTVLGNVVDISFVLLFVVMRIFVGGTMLYCELISPRPRFFIKCGGVAMYALSWVFMVDIVRFAIRKSKSWHKQQKNQQEKVTANGYELKND, from the exons ATGGCACTCCTTGTGGTTTTTGCGCTGCTGTGCCTGTCCTGCTGGGCCTCTTTCTACTTTATCTTGTGCATTGTTAACGGGTCCAGAAGCTACGAGTGGAACTGTCGCCTCGTCACGCTGGTACATGGCATCTTGGCAGTCTGCATCACATCATACATAGGCCATGTGGATGGACCCTGGCCTTTCACTCATCCAG GTACCAAGAACACTCCCCTGCAGATGAGTGCTTTGGTGGTGAGCCTGGGCTACTTTATTTTTGATATGGCCTGGTGTGTGTACTTCCGCACAGAGGGACCCGTTATGCTGGCCCACCACACCATGAGCATCCTGGGAATCCTGTTGACCCTGTGGCTGGGGGAGTCTGGCATCGAGGGATGCGCGGTTCTCTTTGGCAGTGAAATCACCAACCCCCTGCTGCAGACACGCTGGTTCCTCAAACAAACAGGACGCTACAGGACAGTGCTGGGGAACGTTGTAGACATCTCGTTCGTACTGCTGTTTGTGGTAATGCGAATCTTTGTGGGAGGCACAATGCTGTACTGTGAGCTGATCTCCCCAAGACCGAGATTCTTTATCAAGTGTGGGGGAGTGGCTATGTATGCTCTGTCCTGGGTGTTCATGGTGGACATTGTCCGATTTGCAATTCGGAAGAGCAAGAGCTGGCACAAACAGCAAAAGAACCAACAAGAGAAAGTGACAGCTAATGGCTACGAGTTGAAGAATGACTAA
- the tlcd5a gene encoding TLC domain-containing protein 5a isoform X2, translating to MALLVVFALLCLSCWASFYFILCIVNGSRSYEWNCRLVTLVHGILAVCITSYIGHVDGPWPFTHPEGPVMLAHHTMSILGILLTLWLGESGIEGCAVLFGSEITNPLLQTRWFLKQTGRYRTVLGNVVDISFVLLFVVMRIFVGGTMLYCELISPRPRFFIKCGGVAMYALSWVFMVDIVRFAIRKSKSWHKQQKNQQEKVTANGYELKND from the exons ATGGCACTCCTTGTGGTTTTTGCGCTGCTGTGCCTGTCCTGCTGGGCCTCTTTCTACTTTATCTTGTGCATTGTTAACGGGTCCAGAAGCTACGAGTGGAACTGTCGCCTCGTCACGCTGGTACATGGCATCTTGGCAGTCTGCATCACATCATACATAGGCCATGTGGATGGACCCTGGCCTTTCACTCATCCAG AGGGACCCGTTATGCTGGCCCACCACACCATGAGCATCCTGGGAATCCTGTTGACCCTGTGGCTGGGGGAGTCTGGCATCGAGGGATGCGCGGTTCTCTTTGGCAGTGAAATCACCAACCCCCTGCTGCAGACACGCTGGTTCCTCAAACAAACAGGACGCTACAGGACAGTGCTGGGGAACGTTGTAGACATCTCGTTCGTACTGCTGTTTGTGGTAATGCGAATCTTTGTGGGAGGCACAATGCTGTACTGTGAGCTGATCTCCCCAAGACCGAGATTCTTTATCAAGTGTGGGGGAGTGGCTATGTATGCTCTGTCCTGGGTGTTCATGGTGGACATTGTCCGATTTGCAATTCGGAAGAGCAAGAGCTGGCACAAACAGCAAAAGAACCAACAAGAGAAAGTGACAGCTAATGGCTACGAGTTGAAGAATGACTAA